The DNA window CTTGAGTGCCGACGGCAAGACGGAAATCCGGTATACGACCGGGACTACCGTAGCGGATGCCATCGCAGATTTGCATCTGTCATTGGGCAAATATGACAAAGTGCTGCCCGCCCTCGATTCGCCGCTTGCAGCTAATGCTCCGATCCGGATCATCCGGGTGAATAAAGTCGTCGAACAGAAAAAAGAAACCATCCCTTTTGAAGTGGTTCGCAAGAATGATCCCAGTTTGTTAAAGGGGAAAGAGAAGGTGCTCCAGGAAGGCCGGGAGGGGCTTAAAACCATTACATTGGAGAAGACCTTTGAAGACGGGGCGCTGAAGAATGTGCTTGTGCTGGATGCGGTTACGAAGACTGAGAGCTCCGACAGAATCGTTGCCGTCGGCACCCGCAAGCCGGTCACCATTCTGTCAGCCTCGTCGCCGAATATTCAGGATGTAGTCAAGACAGGTATCAAGTTTAGCGTCAAACGGGTTTTGAACGATGTGATTTTGACCGCTTATGATTCGGGCGTCGAGTCCACCGGCAAAAGCAAAAACCATCCCCAGTTCGGCATTACATATACCGGAACGAGGGTTCAGGAAGGGCGGACGATTGCAGTCGATCCGAATGTGATTCCATTGGGCTGGTGGGTTTATATTGACGGCATCGGCTTTCGCAGAGCTGAGGATATCGGCAGCGGTGTGAAAGGCAAGTGGATCGATATCTATTACGACAGCCCGGCATATGCCGATCGTTTCGGGATGAAGCGGGGCGCAACCGTATATGTGATCGGACCGAAAAAACCGGAATCGGATTAAGATGCTGTGAATTCATGGAATCGTCTTTCTGCCTGCCTTATGGCTGGCGGATCGGCGATTTTTTCCTTTCAGCCGCATTGTGATAAGATGTATTTATGCCATTTCAAGGGGAAGGGATTTATTTTCATGATCAAGGAAATTATTGTTGTTGAAGGCAAATCCGACACCGTAGCCATCCGCAATGCCGTACAGGCGGAAACGATTGAAACGGGCGGATCAGCCATTAACAATGAAATTATAGAACGTATCCGGCTGGCCCGCGAACGAAGAGGCGTGATTATTTTTACGGATCCCGACCACGCAGGCGAGCGTCTCCGCAAAATTATTTCAGAACGGGTTCCCGGCTGCAAGCACGCTTTTTTGAACCGGGAAGAAGCTTTAGGCAAAAGAAATATAGGCGTGGAAAATGCCGACCCCGAAGCGATTCGTAAGGCTTTGGAACAGTTGAAAACGGAAATTTTGGATGCCGAGCCGCAAATCGGCTGGGACGATTTATTGGCGGCCGGATTGATCAACCACCCCGATGCGGCTGCGCGCAGAATGAAAATGGGAAAGCTGTTGAGGATCGGTTATGCGAATGGAAAGCAGTTCTATAAACGATGTCATATTTTTCAAATCAGCCGCGAAGAATTTATGGTCGCGTGGAAGAAATTGGATGAAGAGGGGTTGCTATGAAC is part of the Ferviditalea candida genome and encodes:
- a CDS encoding G5 domain-containing protein; this translates as MGPLQIGDTHVKRSSGMSYAMLWKRENYRTVLMVALVSFLILFLFAFLLYGTAVKRVQLIVNGQESLVETKRWNLQKLLDDRNITVGAHDRTSIPLQGAIKDGDTIMVNHTTPVLLSADGKTEIRYTTGTTVADAIADLHLSLGKYDKVLPALDSPLAANAPIRIIRVNKVVEQKKETIPFEVVRKNDPSLLKGKEKVLQEGREGLKTITLEKTFEDGALKNVLVLDAVTKTESSDRIVAVGTRKPVTILSASSPNIQDVVKTGIKFSVKRVLNDVILTAYDSGVESTGKSKNHPQFGITYTGTRVQEGRTIAVDPNVIPLGWWVYIDGIGFRRAEDIGSGVKGKWIDIYYDSPAYADRFGMKRGATVYVIGPKKPESD
- the rnmV gene encoding ribonuclease M5, whose product is MIKEIIVVEGKSDTVAIRNAVQAETIETGGSAINNEIIERIRLARERRGVIIFTDPDHAGERLRKIISERVPGCKHAFLNREEALGKRNIGVENADPEAIRKALEQLKTEILDAEPQIGWDDLLAAGLINHPDAAARRMKMGKLLRIGYANGKQFYKRCHIFQISREEFMVAWKKLDEEGLL